One window of Chloroflexus aggregans DSM 9485 genomic DNA carries:
- a CDS encoding DsbA family protein, with protein sequence MTYHRSQSKLLHSCTLIFALCIVLAGCAATANMPTPSPTIARLPTVTPEPLAAPTPTARIIRLGETSIPTPSTTALPTPLITDSGVLTASMARLGLSAEPYAVLGDPNAPVTIVEFTDFGCPFCRRHHLLTFRTLVEEFVATGRVFYVIKHLPVSSQQGEQAALAAICAGEQGRYWEMHNALFADGEAWQGNETIAQRRIDAIAAELGFDVAALRACTERTDTKAIIARHVSEAHTLRVFGTPVFFINNRLLAGAQPIEVWRQVLAVGAQRCCAPTGDGVGCGCGRARLLWWY encoded by the coding sequence ATGACGTATCATCGCAGTCAATCCAAATTGCTTCACTCTTGTACACTCATCTTTGCCTTGTGTATCGTTCTGGCCGGTTGTGCAGCAACAGCGAATATGCCCACCCCCTCACCCACGATTGCGCGCCTACCAACCGTCACGCCTGAACCATTGGCAGCGCCGACGCCAACGGCGCGCATTATCCGCCTGGGCGAAACGTCCATACCAACCCCGTCAACGACCGCGTTGCCTACGCCGCTCATCACCGACAGCGGTGTGCTCACCGCAAGCATGGCGCGGCTCGGTCTCAGCGCCGAACCCTACGCCGTGCTCGGTGATCCCAATGCCCCGGTGACCATCGTCGAATTCACCGACTTCGGCTGCCCCTTCTGTCGCCGCCACCATCTTCTTACCTTCCGCACTCTAGTCGAAGAGTTTGTGGCGACCGGTCGCGTCTTCTACGTCATCAAGCACCTACCGGTAAGCAGTCAGCAAGGTGAACAAGCTGCGCTCGCTGCAATCTGCGCCGGCGAGCAGGGCCGCTACTGGGAGATGCACAATGCCCTCTTTGCCGACGGTGAGGCGTGGCAAGGCAATGAAACCATCGCGCAGCGTCGGATCGATGCTATCGCTGCTGAGCTTGGCTTCGATGTGGCAGCGTTGCGGGCCTGCACCGAACGCACCGATACAAAAGCCATCATTGCCCGCCATGTCAGCGAGGCCCATACCCTGCGCGTCTTTGGCACACCGGTCTTCTTCATCAACAACCGGCTGCTGGCCGGTGCGCAGCCGATTGAGGTTTGGCGGCAAGTGTTGGCAGTAGGGGCACAGCGGTGCTGTGCCCCTACAGGTGATGGGGTAGGGTGTGGGTGCGGGCGGGCACGGCTGCTGTGGTGGTATTAA